In Syngnathus scovelli strain Florida chromosome 11, RoL_Ssco_1.2, whole genome shotgun sequence, one DNA window encodes the following:
- the cita gene encoding citron rho-interacting kinase isoform X5: MLKFKYVSQGGLKTTPTSADPITIRSSRLNQLFQGRLSLNGQQGGCILSREEFVDSLLLLYQECKSPELMKIHHVANFVNKFSDVVSELQSLQPSLLDFEVRAVVGQGRFGKVQVVREKATGDFYALKVMEKTVLRSQENMVFHEEERRILSLNCNPWIPQLFCAFQDDEHVYLTMEYLPGGDLLSLLNRYEEQFDESMAQFYLAELVEAIHAVHQLGFVHRDVKPENVVIDRTGHIKLADFGSAARLTANKTVATPTVPVGTQDFLSPEVLEAMNGGSHSTYGVECDWWSLGVIAYDMIYSKLPFSDGTSTRTIHNILNFQHFLKIPEEPHATKPFVDLVLSLLCGAQERLGFQGLRCHPFFSRVDWNNLRQVLPPFVPALHAEDDTSNFEEPELAAPRPASASKRGAPPVGFQGKDLPFLGWFFSRALTTLAKSEVVSAGLNSPAKTNSMERKLHLKSKELQETQDKCHKMEQEISRFQRKMTDLESVLHQKDVELKASETQRSILEQDLATYITECSSLKRSLEEARVEVSREDDKAMQLLHDIREQSNKLQEIKEQEYHAQLEEMQVTIRQLEEDLSAARRRSDLYESELRDSRQTSEELKRKAVEYQQRIQKAKEQGKAEVEELLSKLEKTNAEQQVKIQELQDKLSKAVKASTEATELLQNVRQAKERLERDLERLRGKSDSSDTLKRRLRETEQEGRKTLENQVKRLEMVERRENKLKEDIQTKSQQIQQMAEKILELEDHLRDAQSTAQRMETQLVQKERLYEDKIKVLEAQMKVDLADKESLEAKRAQQEEESRENCKLISEQKATINAMDSKMKNLEQRIAELSEANKLAANSSIYTQKNMKAQEEMISELRQQKFYLESQAGKLEAQNAKLEEHLEKISQQEQTKRTRLLELESRLREMGLEHEEEKLEIKRQVSELTLSLQERESQISSLQAARLALESQLQQAKTELEETTAEAEEEITALRNHRDEIQQKFDALRDSCSVITDLEEQLTQLSQENAELNRQNFYLSKQLDEASDEREDQLQLSQEVDRLRREVADREMHLNNQKQNIETLKTTCSMLEEQVVELESLNDELLEKERQWEAWRGALEDEKSQAERRTRELQRLLDNEKQNRLRADQRSTESRQAVELAVKEHKAEILALQQALKEQRLKAESLSDTLNDLEKKHAMLEMNARSLQQKLETERELKQRLMEEQGKLQQQMDLQKSHIFRLTQGLQDALDQTDMLKTERTDLEYQLENIQAVYSHEKVKMEGTISQQTKLIDFLQAKMDQPTKKKKGIFGRRREDVGTTTNGALTPQSQPTVPLQYSDMKLALEKERSRCGELEEALQKMRIELRSLREEAAHFKAQDHMATSTPAQARHQILMSAIVKSPEHQPNPCGLLNPSTRSKESSTPEEFGRRVKERMHHNIPHRFTVGLNMRAAKCAVCLDTVHFGRQAATCLECNTLCHPKCSPCLPATCGLPVEYATHFSEALCREKASSPGLQVKEASGHVRLEGWMKQPRNGKRGQQGWETKYVVLDGTKISVYDAEPREDCVNVEEEFELCLPDGEVTVHGAVGASELINTAKSDIPYILKLESHPHTTCWPGQSLYFMAPSFPDKQRWVAVLESVVAGSRGAKDKGDSEAKLLGNSLLKLEGDDRLDINCTLPLTDQIVLVGSEEGLYALNVIKNSLTHIPGLTAVFQIQILRELDKLLMITGEDRALCLVEIKKVKQSLSQSHLPAPPDLNPFIFETVKGCHLFSSGKIDNGICICAAMPNKITILRLNESLNKFCIRKEIETSEPCSCIHFTGYSIIIGTNKFYEIEMKQYVLEEFLDKNDVTLASAVFAASSHSFPISIIQVTTTPQKEEYLLCFHEFGVFVDAYGRRSRTDDIKWSRLPLSFAYREPYLFVTYFNSLDVVEIQGHSFGSHSYAHLDIPNPRYLGPAISSGAIYLASSYQNKLRVICCKGNLIQNQDGGGDLQHCGSGRSPNKRGPPSYNEHISKRLAANPLTHGEPGTPHRYREARTEFRRDKSPSRPLEREKSPGRMLENRIVASPGRAVTDPRLERSPARAMADPRMERSPGRMMDVRRERSPGRFEERQRLHTGSGRTPINPVAKVWDQSSV; encoded by the exons ATGGTTTTTCATGAAGAGGAGAGACGCATTCTGTCTTTGAACTGCAATCCCTGGATCCCACAGCTCTTCTGTGCTTTCCAGGATGATGAGCATGTCTATTTG ACGATGGAGTACTTGCCGGGCGGCGACCTCCTGTCTCTGCTCAACCGATACGAGGAGCAGTTTGACGAGTCCATGGCTCAGTTCTATTTGGCTGAGCTGGTGGAGGCCATTCATGCTGTCCATCAGCTGGGCTTTGTCCACAG AGATGTCAAGCCCGAGAATGTTGTCATCGATCGAACCGGTCACATTAAACTGGCAGACTTTGGATCGGCTGCCAGGCTCACGGCTAACAAGACG GTGGCCACTCCCACAGTTCCTGTGGGAACCCAAGACTTCCTCTCCCCtgaggtattggaggccatgAACGGGGGCTCTCACAGCACCTACGGCGTGGAGTGCGACTGGTGGTCCCTCGGGGTCATAGCCTACGATATGATCTACTCCAAGCTGCCTTTCTCTGACGGCACTTCAACGCGGACCATCCACAACATCCTCAACTTCCAA CATTTTCTGAAGATTCCAGAAGAGCCACACGCCACTAAGCCGTTTGTCGACCTGGTGCTGAGTTTGCTGTGTGGAGCTCAAGAACGTCTGGGATTCCAGGGACTCCGATGCCACCCGTTTTTTTCCAGGGTGGACTGGAATAACTTACGACAAG ttctcccacctttTGTTCCTGCGTTGCACGCTGAAGATGACACCTCTAATTTTGAGGAGCCGGAGCTGGCAGCCCCCCGGCCAGCCTCAGCATCCAAGCGAGGAGCTCCCCCTGTGGGCTTCCAGGGCAAGGATCTCCCCTTTCTAGGATGGTTCTTCAGCAGAGCACTGACAACATTGGCCAAATCTGA GGTAGTCTCTGCTGGCCTCAACTCTCCTGCTAAGACCAACTCCATGGAAAGGAAGCTCCACCTTAAAAGCAAGGAATTACAAGAAACCCAAGACAAATGTCACAAG ATGGAGCAGGAGATCTCCAGGTTCCAACGCAAAATGACTGATCTGGAGTCAGTGCTCCACCAGAAAGATGTGGAGCTGAAGGCCTCCGAGACTCAGAGGAGCATCCTCGAGCAAGACCTCGCCACCTACATTACGGAGTGCAGT AGCCTAAAGCGGAGCCTGGAGGAGGCACGCGTGGAAGTCTCTAGAGAAGATGACAAAGCTATGCAGCTGCTACACGACATCCGTGAACAGAGCAACAAGCTGCAGGAAATTAAAGAGCAA GAGTACCATGCCCAGTTGGAGGAGATGCAAGTGACCATCAGGCAGCTGGAGGAGGACCTGTCGGCCGCACGCCGCCGCAGCGACCTCTATGAATCGGAACTTAGAGACTCAAGACAAACCAGCGAGGAACTCAAACGAAAGGCTGTAGAGTACCAGCAGAGGATTCAGAAG GCTAAAGAGCAGGGTAAAGCCGAGGTAGAGGAGCTTCTCTCCAAACTGGAAAAG ACAAATGCGGAGCAACAGGTGAAAATCCAAGAGCTCCAAGACAAACTGTCAAAG GCAGTGAAAGCAAGCACCGAAGCCACTGAACTTCTGCAGAATGTCAGACAGGCCAAAGAACGGCTGGAACGAGACCTGGAGCGCTTGCGAGGCAAAAGCGACTCCAGTGACACGCTCAAACGACGTCTGAGAGAGACAGAG CAGGAGGGTAGGAAGACCCTGGAGAACCAGGTGAAGAGGCTGGAGATGGTTGAGCGCCGGGAGAATAAGCTCAAAGAAGACATTCAGACCAAATCCCAGCAGATCCAGCAGATGGCCGAAAAGATCCTG GAACTGGAGGACCACCTGAGGGATGCCCAGTCTACAGCACAAAGGATGGAAACTCAGCTTGTCCAAAAGGAGAGGCTGTATGAAGACAAAATTAAG GTTCTGGAAGCCCAAATGAAGGTGGACCTAGCTGACAAAGAAAGCCTGGAGGCCAAAAGAGCGCAGCAAGAGGAGGAGTCGAGAGAGAACTGCAAACTTATCAGCGAGCAGAAAGCG ACTATTAACGCCATGGATTCAAAGATGAAGAACCTGGAGCAGCGCATCGCTGAGCTGTCAGAGGCTAACAAGCTGGCTGCTAACAGTAGCATCTACACCCAGAAGAACAT GAAAGCACAAGAGGAAATGATCTCGGAGCTGCGACAGCAAAAGTTCTATTTGGAGTCTCAGGCTGGCAAGCTGGAGGCTCAAAATGCCAAACTGGAGGAACATCTTGAGAAAATCAGTCAGCAGGAGCAGACCAAGAGGACCCGTTTACTGGAGCTGGAGAGCAGGCTGCGGGAG ATGGGCTTAGAGCATGAAGAGGAAAAACTGGAGATCAAGAGACAGGTGTCGGAGTTGACCCTCTCCCTGCAGGAACGCGAGTCGCAAATAAGCAGCCTGCAAGCAGCTCGTCTTGCTTTGGAGAGCCAGTTGCAACAAGCAAAGACTGAGTTGGAGGAAACCACTGCTGAGGCCGAGGAGGAGATCACTGCCTTGAGG AATCACAGAGATGAAATTCAACAGAAGTTTGATGCCCTGAGAGACAGCTGTTCA GTGATCACTGACCTGGAGGAGCAACTTACCCAGTTGAGTCAGGAGAATGCCGAATTAAACCGCCAGAACTTCTACCTGTCCAAGCAATTGGATGAAGCATCGGATGAGAGGGAGGACCAACTGCAGCTGAGCCAGGAGGTGGACCGGCTGAGGAGAGAAGTGGCCGACCGTGAGATGCATCtcaacaatcaaaaacaa AACATTGAGACACTGAAGACTACCTGTAGCATGCTGGAGGAGCAAGTGGTGGAGCTGGAGTCTCTGAACGACGAGCTCCTGGAGAAGGAGAGGCAGTGGGAGGCCTGGAGAGGGGCCCTGGAAGATGAAAAGAGCCAGGCCGAAAGACGCACCAGGGAACTGCAAAGACTGCTGgataatgaaaaacaaaacag GTTACGGGCAGACCAGCGTAGCACGGAGTCACGCCAAGCAGTGGAACTCGCAGTCAAAGAGCACAAGGCTGAGATATTGGCGCTGCAGCAAGCCTTGAAGGAGCAGAGACTCAAAGCCGAAAGTCTATCTGATACT CTCAATGATCTGGAGAAGAAGCACGCTATGCTGGAAATGAACGCTCGCAGCTTGCAGCAGAAATTGGAGACAGAGAGGGAGTTGAAACAGAGGCTGATGGAAGAG CAAGGGAAGCTGCAACAGCAGATGGATCTCCAAAAGAGCCACATTTTCCGTTTGACCCAGGGTCTACAAGATGCTTTGGACCAAACCGACATGCTCAAGACCGAGAGGACCGATTTGGAATACCAGCTGGAGAATATACAG GCTGTATATTCCCATGAGAAGGTGAAGATGGAAGGGACCATCTCACAACAGACCAAACTCATTGACTTCCTCCAGGCCAAAATGGACCAGCCCACCAAGAAAAAGAAG GGCATTTTCGGGCGACGGCGCGAAGATGTCGGCACGACCACAAATGGGGCATTGACTCCTCAATCTCAGCCGACAGTTCCCTTGCAGTACAGTGACATGAAGCTTGCTTTAGAGAAGGAGCGCTCGAGGTGTGGAGAGCTGGAAGAGGCTCTTCAGAAGATGCGAATTGAACTACGATCCTTAAGAGAAGAGG CCGCTCATTTTAAAGCGCAGGATCACATGGCGACTTCCACACCAGCCCAGGCCCGCCATCAAATCCTCATGTCGGCCATTGTGAAGTCCCCAGAGCATCAACCCAACCCTTGTGGGCTACTTAACCCCTCAACCCGTTCAAAGGAGTCTTCCACACCTgaag AGTTTGGTCGTCGCGTGAAGGAGCGAATGCATCATAACATCCCCCATCGCTTCACTGTGGGTCTCAACATGCGCGCTGCCAAATGTGCAGTCTGCTTGGACACTGTGCATTTTGGACGCCAGGCTGCCACTTGTCTAG AATGCAACACCCTTTGTCATCCCAAATgctcaccatgcctaccagccaCTTGCGGCCTGCCAGTCGAGTATGCCACCCACTTCTCGGAGGCTTTATGCCGAGAGAAGGCAAGCTCCCCTGGACTCCAGGTCAAGGAAGCTAGTGGGCATGTTCGCTTGGAGGGATGGATGAAGCAGCCAAG AAATGGCAAACGTGGTCAGCAAGGCTGGGAGACAAAGTACGTGGTCCTTGATGGAACCAAAATATCAGTTTACGACGCAGAGCCCAGAGAAG ACTGTGTAAATGTCGAGGAGGAATTTGAGCTTTGTCTACCTGATGGAGAGGTAACTGTTCATGGAGCTGTTGGGGCCTCCGAGCTCATCAACACTGCAAAGTCAG ACATCCCTTACATTCTGAAGCTGGAGTCACATCCGCACACCACTTGTTGGCCAGGTCAGTCGCTCTACTTCATGGCTCCCAGTTTCCCGGACAAACAACGTTGGGTGGCTGTACTGGAGTCTGTGGTGGCCGGTAGCCGTGGAGCTAAAGACAAAGGGGATTCAGAAGCT AAACTTCTGGGCAACTCGTTGCTGAAGCTGGAGGGTGACGACCGCTTGGACATCAACTGCACTCTGCCCCTCACTGACCAG ATTGTGCTGGTCGGCTCTGAGGAGGGCTTGTATGCGTTGAACGTCATAAAGAACTCCTTAACGCACATCCCGGGCTTGACTGCCGTATTCCAGATTCAGATCCTGAGGGAGCTCGacaagctgttgatgatcactg GAGAGGATCGGGCCCTGTGTTTGGTGGAGATCAAGAAGGTGAAGCAGTCTTTATCGCAGTCCCATCTTCCAGCTCCACCTGACCTCAACCCCTTCATCTTTGAGACAGTGAAGGGGTGCCACCTCTTCTCCTCTGGAAAG ATTGACAATGGAATTTGTATCTGTGCCGCTATGCCCAATAAGATTACAATCCTGCGACTTAATGAAAGCCTCAATAAGTTCTGTATCAGAAAG GAAATCGAAACCTCCGAGCCCTGCAGCTGCATCCACTTCACTGGCTACAGTATTATCATCGGCACCAACAAATTTTACGAAATTGAAATGAAGCAGTATGTGCTAGAAG AGTTCCTGGATAAAAACGACGTGACGCTAGCCTCCGCTGTGTTTGCCGCATCCTCCCACAGCTTCCCCATCTCTATCATTCAGGTCACCACGACTCCTCAGAAGGAGGAATACCTGCTCTGTTTCCATG AGTTTGGCGTGTTTGTGGACGCATACGGACGCAGGAGTAGAACCGATGATATCAAGTGGAGTCGCCTGCCACTATCATTTG CTTATAGAGAGCCATACCTGTTTGTGACCTACTTCAACTCTCTGGATGTGGTTGAGATTCAGGGACATTCGTTTGG GTCCCACTCATACGCTCACCTGGACATCCCAAACCCACGCTACCTTGGCCCAGCCATTTCTTCCGGTGCCATTTACTTGGCCTCATCATATCAGAACAAACTACGAGTCATTTGTTGCAAGGGCAACTTGATTCAGAACCAGGATGGTGGAGGAGACTTGCAGCACTGCGGCTCAGGACGCAG CCCTAACAAACGTGGGCCTCCTTCCTACAACGAGCACATCTCCAAAAGGCTGGCAGCCAACCCCCTCACACACGGGGAGCCCGGCACACCCCACCGCTACAGAGAGGCCCGCACCGAGTTCCGGCGTGACAAGTCCCCCAGCCGTCCTTTGGAGAGAGAGAAGTCCCCCGGTAGGATGCTGGAGAACCGGATAGTGGCGTCTCCCGGCAGAGCTGTGACCGACCCTCGATTAGAGCGCTCCCCAGCGAGGGCCATGGCGGACCCCCGGATGGAGCGCTCCCCGGGGCGTATGATGGATGTCCGCAGGGAGAGGTCACCGGGTCGTTTTGAAGAGCGCCAGAGGCTTCATACTGGTTCTGGACGCACGCCTATAAACCCCGTCGCCAAG